Proteins found in one Acomys russatus chromosome 31, mAcoRus1.1, whole genome shotgun sequence genomic segment:
- the Diras1 gene encoding GTP-binding protein Di-Ras1: protein MPEQSNDYRVVVFGAGGVGKSSLVLRFVKGTFRDTYIPTIEDTYRQVISCDKSVCTLQITDTTGSHQFPAMQRLSISKGHAFILVFSVTSKQSLDELSPIYKLIVQIKGSVEDIPIMLVGNKCDETQREVHTREAQAVAQEWKCAFMETSAKMNYNVKELFQELLTLETRRSVSLSVDGKRGGKQKRADRIKGKCALM, encoded by the coding sequence ATGCCAGAACAGAGCAATGACTACCGCGTGGTCGTGTTCGGCGCAGGCGGCGTGGGCAAGAGCTCGCTGGTGCTCCGCTTCGTGAAGGGGACGTTTCGTGACACCTACATCCCCACCATAGAGGACACGTACCGGCAGGTGATCAGCTGTGACAAGAGCGTGTGCACGCTGCAGATCACGGACACAACCGGCAGCCACCAGTTCCCGGCCATGCAGCGGCTGTCCATCTCCAAGGGCCACGCCTTTATCCTGGTGTTCTCGGTGACCAGCAAGCAGTCGCTGGACGAGCTGAGCCCCATCTACAAGCTGATCGTGCAGATCAAGGGCAGCGTGGAGGACATCCCCATCATGCTGGTGGGGAACAAATGTGATGAGACGCAGCGGGAGGTGCACACCCGCGAGGCGCAGGCCGTGGCGCAGGAGTGGAAGTGTGCCTTCATGGAGACCTCGGCCAAGATGAACTACAACGTGAAGGAGCTCTTCCAGGAGCTGCTGACGCTGGAGACGCGCCGCAGCGTCAGCCTCAGCGTGGACGGCAAGCGCGGCGGCAAGCAGAAGAGGGCCGACCGCATCAAGGGCAAGTGCGCGCTCATGTGA
- the Slc39a3 gene encoding zinc transporter ZIP3 has translation MAKLLVAKVLCMVGVFFFMLLGSLLPVKVIQADLEKAHRSKKVLSLCNAFGGGVFLATCFNALLPAVRDKLQQVLSLGHISTDYPLAETLMMVGFFLTVFVEQLVLTFRRERPPFIDLETFNAGSDVGSDSEYESPFVGMGGRGRGLYPEPTAHTHGAGLRLRELGRPGPLRLLSLVFALSAHSVFEGLALGLQEEGERVVSLFVGVAVHETLVAVALGINMARSAVPLRDAAKLAVTVSAMIPVGIGLGLGIESARSVASSVASALLQGLAGGTFLFVTFMEILAKELEERSEQLLKVLFLVLGYAVLAGMVFLKW, from the exons ATGGCGAAGCTCCTGGTGGCCAAGGTCCTGTGCATGGTGGGCGTGTTCTTCTTCATGCTGCTGGGCTCCCTGCTGCCCGTGAAGGTCATCCAGGCGGACTTGGAGAAGGCGCACCGCTCGAAAAAAGTCCTCTCCCTCTGTAACGCCTTCGGGGGTGGTGTCTTCCTGGCCACGTGTTTTAACGCACTGCTGCCTGCTGTGCGGGACAAG CTGCAGCAGGTGCTGAGCCTGGGCCACATCAGCACAGACTACCCGCTGGCCGAGACCCTCATGATGGTGGGTTTTTTCCTCACGGTGTTCGTGGAGCAGCTGGTGCTGACCTTCCGGCGGGAGCGGCCGCCCTTTATAGACCTGGAGACCTTCAACGCGGGCTCAGACGTGGGCAGCGATTCGGAGTATGAAAGCCCGTTCGTGGGCATGGGTGGGCGTGGCCGCGGTCTGTACCCCGAGCCCACGGCTCACACGCACGGCGCGGGGCTGCGGCTGCGGGAGCTCGGCCGCCCGGGACCGCTGAGGCTGCTCAGCCTGGTCTTCGCACTGTCCGCGCACTCGGTGTTCGAGGGCCTGGCGCTGGGGCTGCAGGAGGAGGGCGAGCGCGTGGTCAGCCTGTTTGTGGGTGTGGCTGTCCATGAGACGCTGGTGGCCGTGGCCCTGGGCATCAACATGGCCCGCAGTGCGGTGCCCCTGAGGGACGCGGCCAAGCTGGCGGTGACCGTGAGCGCCATGATCCCGGTGGGCATCGGGTTAGGCCTGGGCATCGAGAGCGCCCGGAGCGTGGCCAGCAGCGTGGCGTCGGCGCTGTTGCAGGGCCTGGCCGGTGGCACCTTCCTGTTCGTCACCTTCATGGAGATCCTGGCCAAGGAACTGGAGGAGAGGAGCGAGCAGCTGCTGAAGGTGCTCTTCCTGGTTCTAGGCTATGCCGTCCTGGCCGGCATGGTCTTCCTCAAGTGGTGA